The DNA sequence TTCCGGCGCTACGAAGAGCTGCGGCTGCGCCTGGGCATCTCGCCGACCGCGTTGTCGGGGCGGCTGCGGGACATGGTCGAGGCGGGCATGCTCACGCGCGTCCCCTACCGCGACGCGCGCCGCACGCGGCACGAGTACCGGCTCACCGAGCGCGGCCTGGAGCTTTGGCCGCTGCTGATCTCGATCTGGGCCTGGGAGCGCGAGTGGGTCGAAGGCCGCCGCGAGGTGCTGCCGACGCTGATCCACCTCGACTGCGAGCTGGCTACATCAGCGCCGCTCGGGTGTGCGGCCTGCGGCCGCCGGGTCGACGCCCGTGACGTACGGGCCGAGCGCCTCGACAGCACCGGCGTCGCGGCGGCGACGGCGTCCAAGCGCTTCCGCCGCAAGGACGCCGAGTCACTGGCCGGCGACCCGATGATGTTCTTCCCCGACACGATGGAACTGCTCGGCGACCGCTGGTCGACCGGGCTCCTGGTGTCGGCGCTGCTCGGCTGCCGGCACTTCTCGGAGTTCGAGCGCGAGCTGGGGATCGGGCCGAGCGTGCTCTCGGGCCGGCTGAGCAAGCTCGTCGAGGTGGGCGTCCTGCGCACCGGCACGGCCGCCACCCGCACGGACGCGCGCGACTACCGCCTGACCGCGAAGGGACTGGCGTTCTTCCCGGCGCTGGCGTTCATCGCCGAGTGGTCGCGGGGCTTCGAGGTGACGGGCCAGGAACCGGACATCACGCTGCACCACGTCGAATGCGGCAACCGGCTGCAGCCGATCCTGCTGTGCGACCACTGCGGCCGCCCCCTGACGCGCAAGTCGGTCCAGTTCGGCGGGGTTCCGTCCCCGAAACGCTGAAATCGACTCGCCAAGCCGGTGTGCGACTGACAGGCTGGAGCGGACACACGTCGTCGTTTTCGGAGGTAGGCATGAGTGAACCGAACCCGTCGCCCAGCGGCGAGGAGGACGACGTCAAGCGCAAGTTCCGCGAGGCGCTGGAACGCAAGCAGGCCCACGCCCGCTCCGGCGCTTCCCACGAGAACGGCGGCGGCAAGAACCAGCACGCCCACGGCCCGGCGGCGAACAAGCGCACCTTCCGCCGCAAGAGCGGCTGACCCCTTCGGCAACCTTCGTGAAGGCCACCTTCAGGAACCACGAGTTCCTGAAGGTGGCCTTCACGGCTTTCAGGGGACGAACGAGCCGAGGTGGTCGAGGACCACGAACCGGCTCGCCGGGCTCGCGGCCGCGACGGCGGTGCGCAGGGGCTCCAGCCCGCCCGCGTCCTTGACCTGGCCCAGCGGCAGGTCGAAGTCGTCCCAGTGGGTCGCCGCCACGTAGCGGGGGTTGCCCAGGACGCGCAGCAGCCGCGGGACGTACTGCGTCACCTTCGCGCCGCCCGCCGGGAGGCACACCACGTCCGGCCGGAGGCCCGCCAGCTCGGCCTCGACGTAGTTCGAGCCGCCGAAGTTCAGCACGCTCGCGCCGGCGCCGGTCACCTGGTAGGCGAGCGTCCCGCCTTCCACCAGGTCCTCGATCACCCGCGGCCGGTCGCGGCGGGACAGCGGCCGCGAACCCGGGAACGGCACCTGCGCCCGCGCGCCCACCGCCGAGTGCAGCGACCGCAGGACGCGGATCGAGTAGCCGTCGAAGGTCAGGTCCTCGCCGCCGCTCGCGACCGCCAGCTGGTCTTCCGGTGCCCCCAAGGCGGCCATGAGACTCAAATGGGTCTCGGTCCCGATGACCGTCGCTCCCGTGCGCTGGGCCAGGTAGGGCACGTCGGTGAGGTGGTCGTAGTGGCCGTGGGTGACGAGGATGTGGTCCGCCCGCAGTTCGCCGCGGTCGAGGAAGCCGTCGATCAGCGCGCGGTTCACCGACAGCGGCGTCTTCGGGTCCGCGCCCGCCGGGGTGTAGGTCCCGGTCTTGAACCGCGTCAGCCACGGGTCGACGAGGATCGTCTTCGCCCCGGCGCGGATCTCCCAGCCGTTGTTCCCCCACCACCGCACCGTCAGCTGCGACGGGCCGGTGCTCGCGGCCGCCGGTCCCGCGCCCGCCAGGATGGCCGCCGCCGCGGCGCCCGCGCCGAACAGCCCGCGCCTGTTGAATCCCATGTCCATACCGGACACCCGACCACGAACCGCGAACCGCTGTCCAAGATCGATCCGTCGGCATGTCGATAGGTGAACGGCTATCGTCGCAGCGTGGACCACCTCCGTTCGCTGCGGTACTTCCTCGTCGTCGCCGACGAACTCCACTTCGGCCGGGCGGCCGAGCGGCTCGGGATCGCGCAGCCGCCGCTGAGCCAGCGCGTCAAACGGCTCGAAGCCGAGCTGGGCGCGAAGCTGTTCGACCGCGGCCGCCGCGTCACACTCACCGAAGCCGGCGAAGTCCTGCGCGCCGAAGCCCGCGACCTGCTCTCCCGCTGGGACCGGATGACGTCGCTGGTCGCGCGGGCCGAGCGCGGCGAGCTGGACGCGGTGCGCGCGGGCGTCCCCCCGGAACTGCCCGGCCCGGTCCTCGCCGCGATCCTGACGGCGTTCGCCGCGCAGCACCCGGCCGTCCGGCTCGACCTGCAGGAGCTGACGACCGCGGAGCAGACCCGCCTGCTCGCCGACCGGTCGCTGGACGCGGGCCTCCTGCAGCTCCCGGTCGACGTGGTCGGCCTGGAGCTCGGCCCGGTGATCGACACCCCGCTGGGCGTGGTCCTCCCCCGGGATTCCCCGCTGGCCCGCCGCACGTCGCTGGCGCTGGCCGACCTCGCCGGCGAAGGCCTGGTGCACGCACCCCGCGCGGCCGCCCCGGGCAGCTACGACGCCCTGCTGCGCACGTGCTGGGACCACGGCTTCCGCCCGTCGGCGATCCGCCACGCGCGCAACCCGGAGTTCGCACTGGGACTGGTGCTGGCCGGCCACGGCGTCGCGTTCGAACCGGGCCCGCGCAAGGAACCGCGCGTGGTGTGGCGGCCGCTGGACGGCGAGGTGCTGCGCTCCCGGCTGGCGTTCGCGTGGCCCCCGACGAGCCCGCACCCGCAGGCGGCGAAGCTGGCGGAGCTCGCCGCGGCGGTGCTGGAGGGCGACGGGGTGTCGCGCATCGTGCCCACGGACCCGGCCGGGGCCCGCCCCTGGGACGAGTTCTACGACCGCACCCGGCCCGCCTCGTGAGTGGGAAACAGTGTTCCAACCCTGTTCCTCACTCACGACCGGCGCGGAGCTGCTCGACCGCCGCGAAGGCCGCGTCGCCGATCGCGCGGTCGATGTCCGGGCGGCGGAGCGTCTCCGCGCCGCCCACCGTGAACACCGCGATCGCGTACTCGGCGCCGTCCGGGTAGGTCGCCACGCCGATTTCGTTGCGGATGCCCGGCATCGTGCCCGTCTTGCCCGCCACCGCGACCTCCGGCGGGAAGCCCGCCGTCAGCCGGTGCCAGCTGACCTGCGCCGACATCCACTCGCGCACGGCCGCCCCCGCCGGGTCGCCCCAGATCGCCGCCAGCAACGCGGTCATCTCGCGCGGGGTGCTCGCCGTGGTGGCCAGGGGGTCCAGCGCCCGCAGCGGCCGCCCGGCCTCGGTGTCCTCGATGATCGTGCGCAGCAGGTCACGCGGCGCGCCGACGACCGACGTCCGCGCCAGGCCCAGCTCGGCCAGCAGCGAGCGCACGTTCGCCACGCCCACCCGGTCGAAGAGCAGGTCCGCCGCGGTGTTGTCGGACACCGACAGGGCCAGCCGGGCCGCGTCGCGCAGGCTGTACGAGACGTCGTCCGCGAACCCCGCCGAGCCGCTGCCGCCCAGCCGGTCCGCGGCGGACGCGCGCACCCGGTCCGCCGGGTCGAGCAGCCCCGCCGCGACCTGCCGGGCGAACTCGAACGCCAGCGCCACCTTCACCACCGACGCCAGCACGACCGGCTCGTCGGCACCGAGGCCGGATTCGAGGGGCGAACCGAGACGGCGGGCGTGCAGGAAGCCCCGCACGCCCGCCCTCGCGAAGATCTCTTCGGGTGTGGAACTCACCCGGCCATGATGGACCGCAGCCTGCCGATCTCCGTCATGCGCCGCTCCGCGAGCCGGTCCGCCGCCGTCGCCGGGGGGACGCCCTCGGTCTCGGCCAGCTTGAACACGGCCTTCGTCGTGTCGAAGATGGCCGTCGTCTTGCGCTTGGCGCGGTCGAAGTCGAAGCCGTGGCGCTCGTCGTCGACCTGGATCACGCCGCCGGCGTTGACCAGGTAGTCCGGCGCGTACAGGATGCCGCGGTCGGCCAGCTGCTTGTCGATGCCCGGGTGCGCGAGCTGGTTGTTCGCCGCGCCGCAGACGATGCGGGCGCCGAGCAGCGCCACCGTCTCGTCGTTCAGCGCGCCCCCGAGGGCGCACGGGGCGAAGACGTCCAGCTCGGTGCGCAGCAGGGCGTCCACATCGGACACGACCTGGACGTCCGGGTAGATCGACCGGGTGCGCTCGACCGCCGGCGCCCACACGTCGGTGATCGTCACCTGCGCGCCGGCCGCGACCAGGTGCCCGACCAGGATGTGCCCGACCTTGCCGACGCCGGCCACGCCGACGCGCTTGCCCGCCAGCTCCGGGCTGCCCCAGAGGTGCTCGGCCGAAGCGCGCATGCCCTGGTAGACGCCGAACGCGGTGAGCACCGACGAGTCGCCCGCGCCACCGTCCTCCGGCGAACGGCCGGTGACGAAGCGGGACTCGCGGGCCAC is a window from the Amycolatopsis sp. cg9 genome containing:
- a CDS encoding helix-turn-helix domain-containing protein, with the translated sequence MTEATAHRVRPAGDPLRRALELVGDQWTLLILQSLFLRFRRYEELRLRLGISPTALSGRLRDMVEAGMLTRVPYRDARRTRHEYRLTERGLELWPLLISIWAWEREWVEGRREVLPTLIHLDCELATSAPLGCAACGRRVDARDVRAERLDSTGVAAATASKRFRRKDAESLAGDPMMFFPDTMELLGDRWSTGLLVSALLGCRHFSEFERELGIGPSVLSGRLSKLVEVGVLRTGTAATRTDARDYRLTAKGLAFFPALAFIAEWSRGFEVTGQEPDITLHHVECGNRLQPILLCDHCGRPLTRKSVQFGGVPSPKR
- a CDS encoding DUF5302 domain-containing protein; this encodes MSEPNPSPSGEEDDVKRKFREALERKQAHARSGASHENGGGKNQHAHGPAANKRTFRRKSG
- a CDS encoding MBL fold metallo-hydrolase, producing the protein MGFNRRGLFGAGAAAAAILAGAGPAAASTGPSQLTVRWWGNNGWEIRAGAKTILVDPWLTRFKTGTYTPAGADPKTPLSVNRALIDGFLDRGELRADHILVTHGHYDHLTDVPYLAQRTGATVIGTETHLSLMAALGAPEDQLAVASGGEDLTFDGYSIRVLRSLHSAVGARAQVPFPGSRPLSRRDRPRVIEDLVEGGTLAYQVTGAGASVLNFGGSNYVEAELAGLRPDVVCLPAGGAKVTQYVPRLLRVLGNPRYVAATHWDDFDLPLGQVKDAGGLEPLRTAVAAASPASRFVVLDHLGSFVP
- a CDS encoding LysR substrate-binding domain-containing protein, translating into MDHLRSLRYFLVVADELHFGRAAERLGIAQPPLSQRVKRLEAELGAKLFDRGRRVTLTEAGEVLRAEARDLLSRWDRMTSLVARAERGELDAVRAGVPPELPGPVLAAILTAFAAQHPAVRLDLQELTTAEQTRLLADRSLDAGLLQLPVDVVGLELGPVIDTPLGVVLPRDSPLARRTSLALADLAGEGLVHAPRAAAPGSYDALLRTCWDHGFRPSAIRHARNPEFALGLVLAGHGVAFEPGPRKEPRVVWRPLDGEVLRSRLAFAWPPTSPHPQAAKLAELAAAVLEGDGVSRIVPTDPAGARPWDEFYDRTRPAS
- a CDS encoding serine hydrolase, giving the protein MSSTPEEIFARAGVRGFLHARRLGSPLESGLGADEPVVLASVVKVALAFEFARQVAAGLLDPADRVRASAADRLGGSGSAGFADDVSYSLRDAARLALSVSDNTAADLLFDRVGVANVRSLLAELGLARTSVVGAPRDLLRTIIEDTEAGRPLRALDPLATTASTPREMTALLAAIWGDPAGAAVREWMSAQVSWHRLTAGFPPEVAVAGKTGTMPGIRNEIGVATYPDGAEYAIAVFTVGGAETLRRPDIDRAIGDAAFAAVEQLRAGRE
- a CDS encoding Glu/Leu/Phe/Val dehydrogenase dimerization domain-containing protein, giving the protein MTEGVFTRGTGHEQVVYCHDEASGLKAIIGIYSTALGPALGGTRFHPYATEADALDDVLALSKGMAYKNALAGLDLGGGKAVIIGDPKTLKSEALLRAFGRFVQSLGGRYITACDVGTYVQDMDIVARESRFVTGRSPEDGGAGDSSVLTAFGVYQGMRASAEHLWGSPELAGKRVGVAGVGKVGHILVGHLVAAGAQVTITDVWAPAVERTRSIYPDVQVVSDVDALLRTELDVFAPCALGGALNDETVALLGARIVCGAANNQLAHPGIDKQLADRGILYAPDYLVNAGGVIQVDDERHGFDFDRAKRKTTAIFDTTKAVFKLAETEGVPPATAADRLAERRMTEIGRLRSIMAG